The following coding sequences are from one Panicum hallii strain FIL2 chromosome 5, PHallii_v3.1, whole genome shotgun sequence window:
- the LOC112894789 gene encoding multicopper oxidase LPR1 homolog 1-like yields MVPVRAEVAAALLLLVAAAGVAAGFRPEPPVSEDTLEKVAASLDMYVDVLPQMPRVLGYSLKYGRPAPAHLNIGMYQKKWKFHRDLPATTVFAFGTSAESATFPGPTVEALQGVPLWVTWENHLPDRHILPWDPTVPTAIPRAGGVPTVVHLHGGVHPPRSDGHANAWFTAGFRERGPAWASPTYAYPNAQSPGVLWYHDHALGLTRANLLAGLLGAYVIRNPAVEAPLGLPCGDAFDRVLVLADRSFYADGSIYMNCTGVNPRVHPQWQPEYFGEAVTVNGKAWPFLPVARRRYRFRIINASNARFFNLSLTNGLPFHVVGSDTSYLPRPAAVTHLLVAVAEAFDVVVDFSESPTPEAEVVNTAPYPYPDGDAPSGLSGKVMKFVVAPEKVWDDRSTVPARLLEYVEVAKEEAAQRRYIVMYEYEDEATGSPTHLYINGKRLEDPATETPRAGTTEVWEVINLTQDNHPLHLHLATFQAVRARGLVGLEEFKRCMERLNDATRCDVGRHAVGEEAAVPEHERTWKNVVKIAPGFMTTVVVKFLMVDTGRTYPFDATAEPGYVYHCHILDHEDNAMIRPLKLIK; encoded by the exons ATGGTCCCGGTCAGAGCAGAGGTCGCCGCCGCTCttctcctcctcgtcgccgccgccggcgttgcCGCGGGGTTCAGACCAGAGCCGCCGGTGTCGGAGGATACCCTCGAGAAGGTGGCCGCCTCGCTGGATATGTACGTCGACGTGCTCCCTCAGATGCCCAGGGTCCTCGGCTACTCGCTCAAGTACGGTCGCCCCGCGCCGGCGCACCTCAACATCGGGATGTACCAGAAGAAATGG AAATTCCACCGGGACCTGCCGGCGACCACCGTGTTCGCGTTCGGCACGTCGGCGGAAAGCGCCACCTTCCCGGGCCCCACCGTCGAGGCCCTGCAGGGGGTCCCGCTGTGGGTGACGTGGGAGAACCACCTCCCCGACCGACACATCCTGCCGTGGGACCCCACCGTGCCGACCGCCATCCCCCGGGCCGGCGGCGTGCCCACCGTCGTCCACCTCCACGGCGGCGTCCACCCGCCGCGGTCCGACGGCCACGCCAACGCCTGGTTCACTGCGGGGTTCCGCGAGAGGGGCCCCGCGTGGGCGTCGCCCACGTACGCGTACCCGAACGCGCAGTCCCCCGGCGTGCTCTGGTACCACGACCACGCGCTCGGCCTCACCCGCGCCAACCTCCTCGCCGGCCTCCTCGGCGCCTACGTCATCCGCAACCCCGCCGTGGAGGCGCCGCTCGGGCTCCCCTGCGGCGACGCGTTCGACAGGGTGCTCGTGCTCGCCGACCGCAGCTTCTACGCCGACGGCTCCATCTACATGAACTGCACCGGCGTCAACCCCCGCGTCCACCCGCAGTGGCAGCCCGAGTACTTCGGCGAGGCCGTCACGGTCAACGGCAAGGCGTGGCCGTTCCTCCCCgtcgcgcgccgccgctaccGCTTCCGCATCATCAACGCCAGCAACGCGCGCTTCTTCAACCTCTCGCTGACCAACGGCCTCCCGTTCCACGTCGTCGGCTCCGACACGAGCTAcctgccccggccggccgccgtgacgcacctcctcgtcgccgtcgccgaggCGTTCGACGTCGTCGTCGACTTCTCCGAGTCTCCGACCCCCGAGGCGGAGGTCGTCAACACGGCGCCGTACCCTTACCCCGACGGCGACGCGCCGAGCGGCCTCAGCGGCAAGGTCATGAAGTTCGTCGTCGCGCCGGAGAAGGTGTGGGACGACCGCTCCACGGTGCCGGCGCGGTTGCTGGAGTACGTCGAGGTCGCCAAGGAAGAGGCGGCGCAGAGGCGGTACATCGTGATGTACGAGTACGAGGACGAGGCGACGGGCAGCCCGACGCACCTGTACATCAACGGCAAGCGGCTGGAGGACCCGGCGACGGAGACGCCGCGGGCCGGCACGACGGAGGTGTGGGAGGTGATCAACCTCACGCAGGACAACCACCCGCTGCACCTCCACCTGGCCACGTTCCAGGccgtgcgcgcgcgggggcTCGTCGGGCTGGAGGAGTTCAAGCGCTGCATGGAGAGGCTCAACGACGCGACCAGGTGCGACGTGGGGCGGCACGCCGTGGGGGAGGAGGCGGCCGTGCCGGAGCACGAGAGGACGTGGAAGAACGTGGTGAAGATCGCGCCGGGGTTCATGACGACGGTGGTGGTGAAGTTCCTGATGGTCGACACCGGCAGGACGTACCCGTTCGACGCCACGGCCGAGCCAGGATACGTCTACCATTGCCAC ATTTTGGACCATGAGGACAACGCCATGATTCGGCCGCTGAAACTGATCAAATGA
- the LOC112893198 gene encoding probable ubiquitin-conjugating enzyme E2 23, whose product MENLPNGSANTAEHNQENEKSMDASEPGVPDVFVYREDVVSLKSKEDARGLVLEVAGEYDSEGSITDDDDTDTEEHEHKAARGAENGGADGDNASNGAEVDSQCSLPDNKVRVLWIDGSEKTEDIDDVVVVDRSFLHGDLVASASDPTGQMGLVVDVNLVVDLQVPNGDLIKGVSSKDLRRIREFNVGDYVVSGPWLGRVDEVLDNVNVLFDDGSVCKVNKADPMRLKPVSSPIHPDTACPFYPGQRVKAVSSSVFKTSRWLNGLWKASRLEGTVTKVESVAVIVYWIASAHFAEQQSVPPEEQNPKDLTLLSCFSYANWQLTDWCLPYRYTSCADDAVAENSETKELNSDEHTGNKSTCSEISALLSDIPESQADCKTEQDANCRQTDVDSSADGLSMSDGDNSCVAKESESGTSVSAIPKESSQDYRKKFRKVFLKKDKRTKRRDESFKRALLIANTYTKVDVIWQDGTKECGVTSTSLIPIHSPNDHEFFPEQYVVDKVTHDVDDSAEPKRVGLVRSVNSKDRTASVSWFKPTLHPEEPKEIESHEIVSAYELDIHPDYDYCYGDVVVRLPSVSPLIESTNSEDKMELDKKLDSSEGLAASNVAPPDASADEQVSQKEPCSQFTSLSWAGNIVGFQDGEIEVIWGDGSTSKVGPHEIYVVGRDDDGGSLDDGTASDGASWETVDDNEMDLLDDSAKDDSQNVPENSMERENGSFSSQDGSSVATGPLSVAFGFMTRLASDLFSRGRRHLDGSNSDVMDEVESHQSNEVLETGDDIDKENHVEMAEHTTDTANDSSADKTVDVIMAESPTDLECFKQHFDVLQCPPDHHYLESTAQGTGGRKWVKKVQQEWGILEKNLPDYIYVRVFEDRMDLIRAVIIGASGTPYQDGLFFFDFHLPPEYPQVPPSAYYHSGGLRVNPNLYVDGKVCLSLLNTWTGRGNEVWDPSSSSILQVLVSLQGLVLNEKPYFNEAGYEKQVGTVEGEKNAVPYNENTYLLSLKSMLYIMRRPPMHFEDFVKSHFRKRGHYILKACEAYLQGNVVGTLTDDACTTDRSKEHSSSVGFKLALAKILPRLITALKETGADCNQYEHLGKTETVRES is encoded by the exons ATGGAAAACCTACCAAATGGCTCAGCAAATACTGCTGAGCATAACCAGGAAAACGAGAAGTCCATGGATGCTAGTGAGCCTGGAGTTCCAGATGTTTTTGTTTACAGAGAAGATGTTGTCAGCTTGAAGTCCAAGGAGGATGCCCGTGGATTAGTGTTGGAGGTCGCTGGGGAATATGATTCTGAAGGTAGCATCACTGATGATGATGATACAGATACTGAGGAGCATGAACACAAGGCTGCTCGTGGGGCTGAAAACGGTGGTGCCGATGGTGATAATGCCAGTAACGGAGCTGAAGTCGACAGCCAGTGTTCTTTGCCTGATAACAAAGTTCGCGTGTTATGGATAGATGGTAGTGAAAAGACAGAAGATATTGACGATGTAGTTGTAGTTGACAGAAGTTTCCTTCATGGAGATCTAGTTGCTTCTGCTTCGGACCCAACTGGTCAGATGGGGCTTGTTGTGGATGTCAATCTTGTGGTTGATTTACAAGTTCCTAATGGAGATCTGATAAAGGGTGTATCCTCTAAGGATTTGAGACGAATCAGGGAATTCAATGTGGGTGATTATGTTGTCTCTGGTCCATGGCTTGGTCGAGTTGATGAAGTGCTAGATAATGTTAATGTGTTGTTTGATGATGGCTCTGTCTGTAAGGTGAACAAGGCAGATCCTATGCGCCTAAAGCCAGTGTCAAGCCCAATTCACCCGGATACAGCTTGCCCCTTCTATCCAGGACAGCGTGTGAAGGCAGTGTCATCATCTGTTTTCAAAACATCAAGGTGGCTTAATGGATTGTGGAAAGCAAGTCGTCTTGAAGGTACTGTTACAAAAGTGGAGAGTGTTGCTGTTATAGTCTACTGGATTGCATCTGCACACTTTGCAGAACAGCAATCTGTTCCTCCGGAGGAGCAGAACCCAAAGGACCTGACTCTTTTGTCTTGTTTCTCATATGCAAACTGGCAATTAACTGACTGGTGCCTTCCCTACCGATACACTTCATGTGCTGATGATGCTGTAGCTGAAAACTCAGAGACAAAAGAGTTAAACTCGGATGAGCATACAGGAAACAAGAGTACATGCTCAGAAATCTCAGCTCTACTGTCTGATATTCCTGAATCTCAAGCTGATTGTAAGACTGAACAAGATGCAAATTGTAGGCAGACAGATGTTGATTCTTCTGCTGATGGATTGAGCATGTCAGATGGGGATAATTCTTGTGTAGCCAAAGAATCTGAATCAGGAACTAGCGTATCAGCCATCCCAAAGGAGAGCTCACAGGACTATAGAAAAAAGTTTAGGAAAGTGTTTTTAAAAAAAGACAAAAGAACAAAAAGAAGAGATGAGAGCTTCAAGCGAGCTCTACTCATAGCAAATACATATACCAAAGTCGATGTAATCTGGCAGGATGGGACAAAGGAATGTGGAGTAACCTCAACATCATTGATTCCTATCCACAGTCCAAATGACCATGAGTTCTTCCCAGAGCAGTATGTCGTCGACAAGGTCACACATGATGTTGATGATTCGGCTGAACCAAAGCGTGTGGGTCTTGTTAGAAGTGTTAATTCCAAGGATCGAACTGCATCCGTATCATGGTTTAAACCCACGCTACACCCAGAGGAGCCGAAGGAGATCGAGTCTCATGAAATTGTGAGTGCATATGAACTGGATATCCATCCAGATTATGATTATTGCTATGGAGATGTTGTCGTCCGCTTGCCATCTGTATCACCTCTGATTGAATCAACCAATAGTGAGGACAAAATGGAACTGGATAAGAAGTTAGATTCATCAGAAGGATTGGCTGCTTCAAATGTGGCACCCCCTGATGCTAGTGCAGATGAACAAGTTTCACAGAAGGAACCCTGTTCTCAATTTACAAGCCTTTCATGGGCTGGAAATATAGTTGGCTTTCAAGATGGTGAGATTGAAGTCATTTGGGGTGATGGATCAACTTCAAAG GTTGGACCTCATGAAATATATGTTGTTGGTCGTGATGATGATGGTGGCTCACTAGATGATGGAACTGCCTCTGACGGTGCTAGCTGGGAGACTGTTGATGACAATGAAATGGATCTACTTGATGATTCTGCGAAG GATGATTCACAAAATGTACCCGAGAATAGTATGGAAAGGGAAAATGGTTCATTCAGTTCCCAGGATGGTAGTTCTGTTGCAACGGGTCCCCTATCTGTTGCTTTTGGCTTTATGACCCGATTGGCGAGCGATCTTTTTTCTCGAGGTAGAAGGCATTTAGACGGATCAAACTCAGATGTTATGGATGAAGTTGAGTCTCATCAATCTAATGAGGTTTTAGAAACTGGTGATGACATTGATAAGGAGAATCACGTCGAAATGGCCGAGCATACCACAGATACAGCAAATGATTCTTCTGCTGACAAGACTGTAGATGTGATTATGGCAGAGAGTCCTACAGATTTGGAATGCTTCAAACAACACTTTGATGTTCTGCAATGTCCTCCAGACCATCACTACCTTGAAAGCACAGCACAG GGTACGGGTGGAAGAAAATGGGTCAAAAAAGTACAGCAGGAATGGGGCATACTTGAGAAGAACCTACCAG ACTATATTTATGTCAGGGTATTTGAAGATCGCATGGATCTCATAAGAGCCGTGATTATTGGAGCAAGTGGAACACCCTACCAAGATGGCCTGTTCTTCTTTGATTTCCACCTTCCACCTGAGTACCCTCAAGTTCCTCCG TCAGCATACTATCATTCTGGTGGTTTGCGTGTAAACCCAAACCTGTACGTGGACGGGAAGGTTTGCTTAAGCCTCTTAAATACTTGGACAGGCAGAGGGAACGAAGTATGGGATCCATCATCATCAAGTATTCTCCAAGTACTAGTTTCACTTCAGGGATTGGTTCTCAATGAAAAGCCCTATTTTAATGAGGCtgggtatgagaaacaagttGGTACTGTTGAAGGGGAGAAGAATGCAGTGCCCTATAATGAGAACACGTACCTGCTGAGCTTGAAATCCATGCTATATATCATGAGACGACCTCCTATG CATTTTGAAGATTTTGTGAAGAGCCATTTCCGGAAGCGTGGCCACTACATCCTTAAAGCTTGCGAGGCCTATTTGCAAGGGAATGTGGTTGGCACGCTCACTGACGATGCCTGCACCACCGACAGAAGCAAGGAGCACTCTAGCTCTGTTGGCTTCAAGCTTGCATTAGCAAAGATTTTACCACGGTTGATCACAGCCCTGAAGGAAACTGGAGCCGACTGCAACCAATACGAGCACCTTGGGAAAACAGAAACTGTTCGAGAAAGCTGA
- the LOC112894422 gene encoding actin-interacting protein 1-2, producing MAQLVETYACSPATERGRGILLAGDPKTDTIAYCTGRSVIIRRLDAPLDAWAYQDHAYPTTVARFSPNGEWVASADASGCVRVWGRYGDRALKAEFRPLSGRVDDLRWSPDGLRIVVSGDGKGKSFVRAFVWDSGSTVGEFDGHSKRVLSCDFKPTRPFRIVTCGEDFLANFYEGPPFKFKHSIRDHSNFVNCIRYSPDGSKFITVSSDKKGLIYDGKTGEKIGELSAEGGHTGSIYAVSWSLDSKQVLTVSADKTAKVWDIMEDASGKLNRTLACPGTGGVDDMLVGCLWQNDHLVTVSLGGTFTVFSASNLDKEPVTFAGHLKTISSLVLFPQSSPRTILSTSYDGVIMRWIQGVGYGGRLMRKNNTQIKCFAAVEEELVTSGYDNKVFRIPVNGDQCGDAESVDVGGQPNALNLAIQKPEFALITTDSGILLLQNSKVISTTKVNYTITSSSVSPDGTEAVVGAQDGKLRIYSINGDTVTEEAVLEKHRGAITSIHYSPDVSMFASADVNREAVVWDRASREIKLKNMLYHTARINTVAWSPDSRLVATGSLDTCAIVYEIDKPAASRITIKGAHLGGVHGLTFVDNDTLVTAGEDACIRVWKVVQQ from the exons ATGGCGCAGCTGGTGGAGACGTACGCGTGCTCGCCGGCGACGGAGCGCGGCCGTGGGATCCTCCTTGCCGGGGACCCGAAGACGGACACGATCGCCTACTGCACCGGCCGCAGCGTCATCATCCGCCGCCTCGACGCGCCCCTCGACGCCTGGGCCTACCAGGACCACGCCTACCCCACCACCGTCGCCCGCTTCTCCCCCAACGGCGAGTGGGTCGCCTCCGCCGACGCCTCCGGCTGCGTCCGCGTCTGGGGCCGCTACGGCGACCGCGCGCTCAAGGCCGAGTTCCGCCCCCTCTCGGGACGCGTCGACGACCTCCGCTGGTCCCCCGATGGCCTCCGCATCGTCGTCTCCGGGGACGGCAAGGGCAAGTCCTTCGTCCGCGCATTCGT GTGGGATTCTGGCAGCACGGTTGGTGAGTTTGACGGGCACTCAAAGAGGGTTCTGAGCTGCGACTTTAAACCAACACGGCCATTTCGCATCGTTACATGTGGTGAAGATTTTCTGGCTAACTTTTACGAAGGACCACCATTCAAATTCAAGCATTCCATAAG GGATCACTCGAACTTTGTTAACTGTATCCGGTATTCTCCTGATGGAAGTAAGTTTATCACTGTGAGTTCTGATAAGAAGGGTTTGATATATGATGGCAAAACTGGAGAAAAGATCGGAGAGCTTTCCGCTGAAGGCGGTCACACAGGGAGCATATATGCTGTTAGCTGGAGTCTTGACAGTAAACAA GTTCTAACTGTTTCTGCCGATAAAACTGCAAAAGTATGGGATATCATGGAAGATGCAAGTGGGAAATTGAATAGAACTTTGGCTTGTCCTGGTACAGGAGGTGTGGATGACATGCTTGTAGGCTGCCTCTGGCAGAATGATCATCTCGTGACAGTCTCTCTTGGTGGGACATTTACTGTGTTCTCTGCAAGTAATCTGGACAAAGAACCAGTTACGTTTGCAGGACATTTGAAGACTATTAGTTCTTTGGTTTTGTTTCCTCAAAGTAGCCCAAGAACTATACTTTCTACAAGTTATGATGGTGTCATCATGAGGTGGATACAGGGCGTTGGATATGGTGGAAGATTGATGCGCAAGAACAATACCCAGATCAAATGCTTTGCTGCAGTCGAAGAAGAGCTTGTTACCTCAGGGTATGATAATAAG GTGTTCAGAATTCCTGTTAATGGAGACCAGTGTGGAGATGCCGAGTCAGTTGATGTTGGAGGTCAGCCAAATGCTTTGAACCTTGCAATTCAGAAACCTGAATTTGCACTGATTACCACAGATTCCGGGATCTTACTGCTTCAAAACTCCAAAGTTATTTCTACAACAAAAGTCAATTATACTATCACTTCATCTTCTGTTTCTCCTGATGGCACTGAAGCTGTTGTGGGTGCACAAGATGGGAAACTGCGAATATATTCCATCAATGGGGATACAGTTACAGAAGAAGCTGTGCTTGAGAAGCACCGAGGTGCTATTACTTCCATACATTATTCACCAGATGTTTCTATGTTTGCTTCTGCTGATGTCAACAGGGAAGCTGTTGTGTGGGATCGGGCAAGTAGAGAG ATCAAGCTGAAGAACATGCTGTACCACACAGCTCGGATCAACACCGTGGCCTGGTCACCTGACAGCCGTTTGGTTGCCACTGGCTCCCTAGACACCTGCGCTATTGTCTATGAGATAGACAAGCCAGCAGCCAGCCGCATCACCATCAAGGGAGCACATCTTGGTGGAGTTCATGGTTTAACCTTTGTCGACAATGATACTCTGGTGACTGCCGGTGAGGATGCTTGCATTCGTGTCTGGAAGGTGGTGCAGCAATAG
- the LOC112891491 gene encoding nucleolin has protein sequence MSGPLLSMARSLVARHFLPHLRLQAPRPLPIPPLALGMITRCVGPSSSPVLAPQGTRYVADNRSHYDLFGKRRPGDEEFRKAWQEDIDEEDCLWTGSEDDDDEEDSDTKLEREIKKVKRQAKENANLIDADDSDELRSICPESDEDDMTLWSGSEDDDEDDIPSEAHPSERSDSYIDKVFEFDESPKYRTISELLKAENEPPELSPGKQARKLAVENALKKLKKGPDGRYINVFDVVTDIDILIGAFENIVSGPEYAELREGGPKKLNIQFFKDIQARMRDPNFKFSPELKLKPKSKLVSRKKWQKAKARKRKNDRR, from the exons ATGTCAGGACCCCTCTTATCCATGGCTCGCAGCCTCGTCGCGCGCCACTTCCTCCCGCACCTGCGCCTGCAGGCGCCGCGGCCCCTGCCTATTCCACCACTGGCTCTGGGCATGATTACGCGCTGTGTTGGCCCGTCGTCTTCTCCAGTTCTGGCGCCTCAAG GAACACGATACGTTGCCGACAATCGCTCACACTACGATCTGTTTGGTAAAAGAAGACCGGGGGATGAAGAGTTCAGAAAAGCTTGGCAAGAGGATATTGATGAGGAAGACTGCCTGTGGACAGGTAGTGAAGATGACGATGATGAGGAAGATAGTGATACAAAATTGGAGAGGGAAATTAAGAAAGTAAAGAGGCAAGCCAAGGAAAATGCAAATCTTATTGATGCTGATGACAGTGATGAGTTAAGAAGCATATGCCCTGAGAGTGATGAAGACGATATGACTCTCTGGAGTGGCAGTGAAGACGATGATGAGGATGATATTCCCTCCGAGGCACATCCCAGTGAACGCAGCGATTCATATATTGATAAGGTGTTTGAATTTGATGAGTCACCAAAGTACCGCACAATTTCAGAGCTGTTGAAAGCAGAGAATGAACCACCAGAGCTGTCTCCAGGAAAGCAAGCAAGAAAACTTGCCGTAGAAAATGCTCTTAAGAAGTTGAAGAAAGGCCCTGATGGACGCTACATTAACGTATTCGATGTTGTCACTGATATAGATATCCTTATTGGAGCATTTGAGAATATTGTTTCAGGACCAGAATATGCAGAGCTGCGGGAGGGTGGACCAAAAAAGCTCAATATACAGTTCTTTAAGGATATACAAGCACGCATGAGGGACCCAAATTTCAAGTTTTCTCCAGAGTTGAAGTTAAAACCAAAGAGTAAGTTAGTATCTAGGAAAAAGTGGCAGAAAGCAAAAGCAAGGAAGAGGAAAAATGACAGACGTTGA